From Vigna angularis cultivar LongXiaoDou No.4 chromosome 11, ASM1680809v1, whole genome shotgun sequence:
ATTGAATGGTGCTAGAGAATCGGAAACAGTTAAACGACATATAGTTACTGTTGGATTTCGGCAAATAAGATCAAACGGCCTATCAAAGTTGTTCGGCCTTATTTAATTGATAAGTTTTCTCTTCAAAGATTAAgataaatagtaattaaagGTAATGAGTTGAGATTGGGTCGACATTAAGATTTCAGTAATCTCAAGCctatataaaaaactataaatacagaccAAAGGTAAGAGGTAGATCATCGCATTTAGTATGCATTTAATACCATTATTTTGAACACTGTACATACCATTTTTTGATTTAAGCATGTAATATCCCGAACgactttgaaagaaaaattgtgaAGGTAATATAAGTTACTTGATCTTATGCCCCAAAAACCAGGTTTGGTGAAAAATAGTTATTACGGTAATGTGATctaataatatcttttaaacATGTTGAAGATTAATAGTCTAACAATCATATAATTATTGGTCTAAATCAAAGAGAGGAAATAGTTacctaataattattttaaaacctaacaaagaaaaaaaaatcatcaaatttaaaatttgataaggtgtaaagtttttcaaattatagatgatagttttgaaataaaaaaaaattggaagtgCAAGTTGAAATGATTGGAGTTACACCACCCATCTTCTCCCTACAATtccccaatttttttaaattctaaatttatcttttttattttttattttttaaaaccttaattccaattttctcttactttcactttttctttcactttcagCAGTAAGTCCCCATTTCTCGCTGTCACTTTCTTActttctcttaatttccacttccgttaacacaaaatttgatagaaaaaacaaattctgcatggtataaatttaaaacatttataactttttatgaatttaaaagtatcatgatttcataatttgctaaaaatttctttctcatttttttgtcttcaaataaccaaacttaaaaatatatccatgtgtttttgtttttggagtATGAAATGATTTGGGCTTACTAATAGCTGTGTTTTTAATGTTTGGCAATTGCTTCCTGCACTCCCCAGATATCTGGAGTTTCTATTTCAGACacactttattttcttctcctcaGATCAGATTATTGATTTAGTCATAAAAGTGCCACCTCCATTCCAGAGTCTTTCCATTTTGTGgcacttatttttctttctcttaatcagaattatattataattactttttagttATCAGTGCCACGTTACTCTGTGAAGTGGAAGTGTCAGAAACACTTGCGGTCAACCATACCTTGTGAAGCTACCACCATGAAGCTGCACAAGAGTTCGAGATCATGGTCCAAACTCCACGATCTCTTCATCAAAATTTCAACTTGCAGACTTCCCAATTTCCCAATTCAGATTATCCTCCTGGCTCTCAGTCATTTCTTGCTCCCTGCATCTTGTTCCCGGAAACCCCCGCCTCTTCCAATTTTGCCCCTCCCGACGGCGTTCCAGCTCCAATGGCAACTGGGCGACATGGCCCTCTTCTTCCATTTCGGCACCAACACCTTCACGGACTCCGAGTGGGGTTCCGGCCACGCTCACCCCTCCGTCTTCAACCCCACCAAGCTCAACGCATCGCAGTGGATAAGGGTCGCTAAAGATTCTGGTTTTTCCACGGTAATCCTCACTGCAAAACACCACGATGGGTTCTGCTTGTGGCCCTCTGATTACACTGACTATTCCGTGCGCTCCAGCAACTGGAAGAACGGAAACGGCGACGTCCTCGCTGAGCTCTCCGCCGCCGCTAAGGATGCCGGTGTCGGCCTCGGAATTTATCTTTCGCCGTGGGATCGCCATGAGACATGTTACGGTGACACTTTGCAGTATAATGAGTTCTACTTGGCCCAAATGACTGAGCTCCTCACTAGGTATCTAAACTAAGTAGTTGTGTACATGTTAAATAATTGAGTAATTATTCGGATATTAGTacttatttgaaaattatttttataatgtaagGGAATAAATGTTGAAATAAAAGTTCAATTTGTAAGTATTTGCAGAATAAACTGTAAAGAAGTGtataatcttttatttctaatacccctagaaattatttattttagttctttaTATATCCAAATTCTTTTTATAGTTCATTTACATACACTTTTCATTCCGTTCTAGTTTTTGTGGTTTATGAACGTGAGAGACTAAAATGATAGATCAAGTGATAGTGTAAAATTATTGGACTATTTACAGTTATGTTTAATCTGTTTCATACATGTCTTAGTTATGTTGGAGTCGACATTTTATAAgctattttattagtttttccTAACTCGCATACATGCATAAAATAAGTTTCAACAAAACTTATAACCATAGTTAATGCTGGGTTCTTTAAGAGGAAATATCTGAAACATTCGGCACGAATCAACCATGAGGCAACCCATATAAAAAACTCCAACACCACTTCTAGctcaattttaagaaaatgagtTTGTATTATTCATATAGCTCATTTCTAGTTGTGAGGATCTCAAGTCACAGTTGAATTCATAAGAGTTAGGTTCGTTGACAATCTACTATCTAGTTAGTAATGCAATACATATGTGCTTGGAGAGATAACATTACTGATATGAAGTTTTCCCTGTGATCctgtgaataatttttttttttttgtttttgccaATTTGCTCTCTGTATGCATTTCATGTTTATTTCACAGTAAGTTCATTCAAAGCAGGTATGGAGGGATAACGGACGTTTTTCTGGATGGTGCAAAAGGGGAAGGGGAGAAGGACATGAAATATCTATATGCAAGCTGGAATTCTCTGATTCACCAGCTCCAACCAGGGGCCTCTATTTTCTCTGATTTGGGTCCTGATACAAGGTGGATTGGTGATGAGGATGGTAGTGCTGGCTTCACTTGTTGGTCTCTATACAACAAAACAGGGTTTGAAATTGGTGATATTGATCTCCGGTTTGTACTAATATACTTTTCCTTACTTTTAAATGATGTTTGGTTTAAATGTTTATCTTCTTGTCGCTTAGCATTATATAGCTGGATTATAGTTCATGCAAATTGCAAGGTGTATTAGCTGCGTCAAACACTTCTACATAGCAATTTGAAAGTCATGTAACTCTCTTTCTATAATTCATACATGGGTGGGTATTCAGAGAAATGAATTAATTTGATTCAGCCTATTCGTTGGTTTTAAATGAAGTTGAATGTAAATTTCAGTTAGTTCTTTGTTGCTTGTATCCACTGCAAAGCTTGAAAATCTGGAGAATCATATACATGACTAAAATACTCTCAAAATGGCACCTGAAAATTTTAACACTCTCAGATTTCATAGAACCAGAGGTTCCCTTGTTTGTATTTGAGTAGTGTAGACATTTACCAAATGTGTTTTGGTCATGTAACAGATACAATAGCGAGGGAGATCCATTTGGTCCCGATTGGATTCCTGCTACATGTGATGTCTCTATAAGACCCGGTTGGTTTTGGCATGCTTCAGAAGTTCCAATGTCTGCAACGAGTCTACTTGAAATATACTATAAATCAGTTGGTAGAAACTGCAAGCTGTTATTGAATGTGCCCCCAAACTCCTCAGGTCTTATTTCAGATGAGGATATCCAAGTTCTTCAAGAGTTCACTGAACTTCGGAGGTCCATATTTTCTCACAATTTGGCCATAAATGCTGTTATTAATGCCAGCAGCATAAGAGGGGGGATTCAAGATACTCACTTTAGTCCCTTCAATGTTCTTAAAGAAGGTATATACACATATTGGGCTCCGGGGGAGAACCAATATAAGTGGATATTGTACATAAATCTCCAAGAACTAGTATCATTCAATGTTCTGCAATTACAAGAGCCTATTTACATGGGGCAGAGGGTGATTGAATTTCACCTTGAGGCGTTGACCCAAGATGGTGTATGGACGAGAGTTGTAAATGGCACCACTATAGGATATAAGCGGCTGTTGCTGTTTCCAAAACTGAAGTCTCAGTATTTGAAGCTAGTTGTTGACAAGTCACGTGCAGACCCATTGATATCATACCTAGGAATCTACATGGATTCTGTTACCGTTTTTAGGGACACACCTGATAAAAAATCACGAGCCTCTTTCAATGGAAGTCAGGTTCTGCAGATCACCACCACACACAACAGTTCCCTACGTGATGTAGTGTAAATTGTAAtgttgtaaattttgaaaactttaaaaacTTTACGGTTGGTTCTGCAGACCACCACACACAACAATTGGTTCAATTGTAAtgttgtaaaatttgaaaactttacATGGATAATACCCGGTCAATCTTCTTAGATTCTTTGTAATTCCTGAAATGCGGCTACAAGAAGAAAATGATTGATATCAATGAATTGATTTCTTCCTTTTCACCTTTCCCCCCCTTTTTCTCCTCTTCCCACCTTAGACATAAATAATGCAGAAGTGTTGCAAAAGgtctcatcttttttttttttcatttattatagaataaatttgaaataagttTTACTCAATAACACCATCACAGAAATAATCtgttaaaaaatgtattaatttttatacagCACCGGTGAACACAAACCTATCAAATGGGTGGTTAATTTTCTCCAAAACCTTACCTTTCCTCTTAAAAGATGCGAAATTTTTAATTGACTTGCGTTTGTCATACATTCTTAtccatatttatttttcctccAATCAAAACAGACTATGAAATTTGAATTAACCTAAACAAACGAAGATAGCAGGAGAGGCagaaaagaaacacaaaaaatGGCAGAAGGAAGCAGAAGAAGAGTAATGTGCACCATTCTATCAGTAGACCACACCGATATGTTTTACAGAGTGTGCACGGTTTGCGAAAGGACTCTTCCCAACCCCTCTTCCACCTGCCACTCCTCCAACCCTCCCTCCAAACGACTCTTTCGCATCCTCGTATCGTGTTCTATCTCTCTGTcccctttcttttctctcccaccaaatataatataaaaaccttgttttgttttgtttctttcgTAGATGTCAGTTGCCACAGACACAGAGGTTTTCACTGCCGTCTGCTTCGACAGAGTTGCCAGACTCCTCTTTGGCTGCTCCGCGGATGAATTCTTCAACTTCGCCAAACTTCACCCTTTTTCCGGTATTTTATGctactttattttgtttcatatttTCTAATGAAAATTCTATAACTTGTTCTGTACTAACGAAGGGATCACGCTGAATGAGATAATGGAGGGAGAGATGTTCACTATGTCATTATCCAAATCAAAGAACGCCAATGCACAACATGTCAGAATTGCATCCGCTGTTCCTCTAAGCTCTTCATTTGAACCAGCAATTAATGTTCTGAAACAATGCTACCAAACGCCACACGCTTCCCAGTCTTGACACCACTTTACTATACTACGTTTTTAATGTCGACATATTAAcatttccttttttctttattgttatttgtattGCTCATGAATTGAAATTTGCTTTCGATACAATCTGGTGTAAAGTTGTACACGATTTGGTGTCATGGATACATGGTTTGTTTCAAATTCTTCAGTGTGCAGTTTCAATGATaatagaaacaagaaaaaaaataagaagaattaTATTCCACCCTCCCTTATACACAAGGAGAAGACATTAATATTTGCACAAGAGGGATGGTTTTGGGTTTTGTTTGTGCTCTCTGAGTGTATCATTTAGGAGAGACGTTATCCCCATTCTTTGTCATTGTCAGTTTCCCTTGCATCCAGCTTCTTAGCATTGTAAGTGCAGCTTTTGGTTGATCCATAGGCACCATGTGACCAGCCTCGTATACCTGTTTTGTTTAACCAAAAAATAATGTCACCAGAAGTGAATTCACAATTTCACGCATAGCAGTGAAGTCTTGAACACAAACCTTCAGGAAAGCGAGAGGTCCATGGCTTTTCAGCGTGCCTGCTTCTGCACCATCCACCAGAAATGGGACTGCACCAGACGCCCCAAATTCTTTTTGACCAGACCACTCCATTGCTTGAACCCACCTTGAATTCCCTGCCCAAATCACAGACACAttaattgtttgtttgaattCACATTACGTTTCCAGAATCACATTCAACAATCAACTGAAGTGACTTTAGATAAATATCTGTTCATACTTTTCATTCCAGATTCGTAATTTAGTTTTGaggtgaaataatttttttataattattatgttggGCAAAACTAGTATACTGAATATTACCATGAATTAGTAATAGaaacattcaaatataaatttttgaaatcaattttgCATATGTTCATCAATCAGTCTAAGAATGCTAAATGACCTCTCTATTCCTTTGACAAACTATATTGGTTCCAAATGAACTGAGTATACGTAGGTTTACCAAGCCAATTGCATATGAGATCTTCTTCTCCAGCATACACAAGCACCTTGATTCCATCCTCTAGAAGTGCTGGAATACCCGCTTCTAGATTTCTCATCCAGTCTTGCATCATAGCGCTATACACTGTGCTACTGCATGAAACGAAGTCCAAGTCCCCAACACCTAAAGCATCTCTCACTGTCTTCTTGTTTAAGAATTCCTCCATCTCAGAGAAGTCATAACACAGATCTCCCACACATTTCTTTCTAATGTCATAGTACTGCATTTAGAATAACAGGATCCGTTACTAAACTCAAACTTCATTATTGTAATTCATCTTGATCATAGCATTCTTTTTATATTGGAAAAATGAAGATACAGAAGTTTTTTAATGGTATAATTCCAACAGCGTTATTTTAAATCTTACATTAACATCTCCAGCAATGTTCATTATCCTATTGAATATCTTATTGCAGACATATAATGAAGTTTCACAGGTTTCTCCACCTTCAGTGCCTGACAAATGAAATACAAATTAAGAGTGTCACTGAACATAAGTAATATGTGATTAGTGCAATAAATTGGTAAAATTCTATCCCTTGTGGTTTTCTTAAAGGAAGTTATTTATACCGCAATCTTCTATGGCCTGCTTGCATGATGGGAGCAACTTGTTGATGCTATTATAATCAGCCTTTTGAATTAGTCCTCTGTCTAATGCATAGTCTGTGTATGCCTGGTACTGAATTTCAGGATTGGTTAACCCATTACCAATAGCAAAACCCTGTGGGAGAAAATGAATTAGTCCATCGAAGAAAAAACAATTACTTAACCTTTCATAATTATGCTATGGGTTATGAGATAGTAGAACAAGACCTTTAGATTTATATGAATTCCTTCTTTTGCTTTGTTTCCTTGGTGAACCCTGGATGCAAGAGCTGGAATGTAGTGTCCAGCATATGACTCTCCAGTAATATAAAAGTCATTCTTAGTGAATTGAGGGTGCTCCTTGAAAAATGCCTGTCATTGTTGTAAAATTTAGTGGGCTCATGTATGCTCAGCTGAAGAGTCTAACATACAGTTTGAAATTTAGATTGTGTTTATATATCAGTTATCATCTCATGTTTTATGTATCAACAACCAACCTAAGGAAAATCAATTTTAACCAATTCATATAAGtgattataagaaaaaaaaaatggttgagtttgattttattatgaaattattgtTTTCAATCAGTTATCAAATATACTTACCTGCAAGAAGTCATACAAATCATTGCTAACACCCTCTTCATCATGGCGAATGTCACTCTCATCAGAAGTATAGCTGAACCCTGTTCCAGTGGGTTGATCAACGAATATAATATTTGATGCCTGCAAAACCAGAAAACACTATTGGTTATAACGTGTAGACGAATACAGTGTATCAACTTGATTCTTTGAGCTAGCTATAGTCTCTATTAAGAGTGAACAGAGATAtacataatatcattttttttcctggGAGACAATCTGCATGGGAACATAGAACAGCACAGAAAAATTGATAGGATTTGTCACAAATGGCAAGATACGAGTGAGGTAAAGTGAGAAAGACACAAGAGGAATTAATGGCTACCTTGTCCCAACCATAGTCATTCCACACAAGGGACAAGTTCTTGGTAAGCTGAAAAGGACCATTTTCGTAAAACAAAGCTAGTTCACTGCTACATCCTGGTCCGCCAGTCAACCATATGACAACAGGGTCATCCTTTCTGTTTCGAGACTCAAAGAAAAAGTAGAACATCCTGCAGatgataaagttaaaaaattattagattcAAAGCAGGATTAGCTCCTAATTATCtactaaaacataaaattgaCTAAGAAGCAACCTATAAGGAATCTGCATGATTAACCAGACTAAACCAGTACTACAGGTGAGGGTAAAATTAACTGGTTGAAATTCAAACACAATTATAAGAATTATATTTGCTGTGATGTAAGCATGCATGGTGTGATGCGTCAAAAAAACCATGCAGGGAAAAGTCAACTCACTTAAAAATCTAAAGGAAACAATTTGTAATCGAGTTAACCAAGATTCCAGTAACAAGCATTACCCTTTTGGTAAAactgaataattatttaacctCAATGAAATCCtttattgtatattatttaaTCCACATGACATGGCCTCAACTATAGCTGGCAGGAATTTTAACTTTGGTTGCTTTCCACCAAAACATCCCTCTTTCTCGTGACACTTTACTTTTCCCACCTAACCGAATAAAGCAGCAGTACGCAAGCTAAATAACCCCTAAAAATCACAGAAAAGAATTCCctaccaaacaacaacaaccattTCTGAACATGAGTTTGCATCTTTACCTTGCAGCTTTAGAACGAGGAAGGCTATAATAGCCTGCATGGTGACCAAGTTCTTCCACAGAAGACCCTGGAGCAACAAGGCTAGGAAAAGTTAACTTCTTCTCCACAATGTTTCCTGCCACAAGAAGAGAGTCACTCTCGAGTGTGTTAATGGGGTCTTTGGGGAAGAGGTTGAACCCTCTTATGAGTTTTTCTGCCGTTGAAGAAAAACTAAGTTCGCTGTTTGTGTGGTGAGTTGGAGAGGAGAAAGAAGGTGGAATGCTATTGGAGATGAGAAAGAAGAACATAAAAGACAGACATGTGTAGAGGAACCTTGAGGACGATGATGCCATGTTTTGTTTCGTAGAGAAAAAGTGTGGCAATGGCTATGAATTTATAGTGGTGGTTTGGTTGTTACCTATGCAAACTGGTTTGGTTGTTACAAGTTACAATTCTGTCTAGTCTTGCGAAAAAGTTGAGTATGGGAGACTTTGTGGTTTCCTGCACTTTTCAAGTtgctattttaaaatataagccTACATGCAAATAACTACTACAGGTTTTTAACTATAGCATCACATGACAAAACAACTTTGCCTTTTAACCTTAAAACCTTTTGCAAATCAAagtttttaagaattaaataatatgtGTAATAATATTGCCAAGgttatttattacattatagGGTAATGGAACCAACATCTAGAcgaaaataaagaaacaataaaatagtttaatatattaatctcgttaatttatatttttttcttaatcactgaaattgtttaattgTTGATTGTTTTAAAATGGAAAGAGTTctgaaaaacacaaaaaatatggaagaagtatatttttaattaatttgcaGTATTTAATAAAGTACATAAACATTCCTTAATCTACGTTGTAATATTGAGAATCtctttatttatatgttttagaaaGTTAATTTTTGGTTGTAATGGTATATATAATTGATAGTgcatttaattaatgtaaaatgtaaaaagactctaattaatcttaataaaaaagaagctaatataaaatatgatagtTATTTATACTTGACGTACGGATATAATACGTATTGGATACGATcgtattttatttgataattcacttattttaaaaatagcaTAATACAATACTTAtgtaaaaatgtataaaaatttctaaaaatatgatgAATATATAATTCGAattattagaatttaaattaaaatcatatgaaacattgttcaaataaataaaatcaaattaattatacattaCATATTAATTACTTCATTTTCGAAAAAATTTGtgacaataatttatttcataaaaggTTTGAATGGTGCAGAGGTCCTAAACGAGTTCTTGGTGGATGGAAGGAAATGGAAAGCTTCAATGATGTTATAGCCCTAAACAAGTTCATGATTATCGACAACAGCTATAGTCCAATGAAGATGGAAGTTTCAACAATGGATAAAATACAATGGGTGTGAATAGAAAAGGCCagaggaaagaagagaaaaaaaggattttacactttaaaaaaaGAAGCATATTATATCATTGATCTAATATCAcatcttgattttctttttttatttaaaaataacatattaaattggTTTCCTCaataaataatctaatatagaaatatatta
This genomic window contains:
- the LOC108334075 gene encoding alpha-L-fucosidase 1 gives rise to the protein MKLHKSSRSWSKLHDLFIKISTCRLPNFPIQIILLALSHFLLPASCSRKPPPLPILPLPTAFQLQWQLGDMALFFHFGTNTFTDSEWGSGHAHPSVFNPTKLNASQWIRVAKDSGFSTVILTAKHHDGFCLWPSDYTDYSVRSSNWKNGNGDVLAELSAAAKDAGVGLGIYLSPWDRHETCYGDTLQYNEFYLAQMTELLTRYGGITDVFLDGAKGEGEKDMKYLYASWNSLIHQLQPGASIFSDLGPDTRWIGDEDGSAGFTCWSLYNKTGFEIGDIDLRYNSEGDPFGPDWIPATCDVSIRPGWFWHASEVPMSATSLLEIYYKSVGRNCKLLLNVPPNSSGLISDEDIQVLQEFTELRRSIFSHNLAINAVINASSIRGGIQDTHFSPFNVLKEGIYTYWAPGENQYKWILYINLQELVSFNVLQLQEPIYMGQRVIEFHLEALTQDGVWTRVVNGTTIGYKRLLLFPKLKSQYLKLVVDKSRADPLISYLGIYMDSVTVFRDTPDKKSRASFNGSQVLQITTTHNSSLRDVV
- the LOC108334077 gene encoding uncharacterized protein LOC108334077: MAEGSRRRVMCTILSVDHTDMFYRVCTVCERTLPNPSSTCHSSNPPSKRLFRILMSVATDTEVFTAVCFDRVARLLFGCSADEFFNFAKLHPFSGITLNEIMEGEMFTMSLSKSKNANAQHVRIASAVPLSSSFEPAINVLKQCYQTPHASQS
- the LOC108334076 gene encoding serine carboxypeptidase-like, whose product is MASSSSRFLYTCLSFMFFFLISNSIPPSFSSPTHHTNSELSFSSTAEKLIRGFNLFPKDPINTLESDSLLVAGNIVEKKLTFPSLVAPGSSVEELGHHAGYYSLPRSKAARMFYFFFESRNRKDDPVVIWLTGGPGCSSELALFYENGPFQLTKNLSLVWNDYGWDKASNIIFVDQPTGTGFSYTSDESDIRHDEEGVSNDLYDFLQAFFKEHPQFTKNDFYITGESYAGHYIPALASRVHQGNKAKEGIHINLKGFAIGNGLTNPEIQYQAYTDYALDRGLIQKADYNSINKLLPSCKQAIEDCGTEGGETCETSLYVCNKIFNRIMNIAGDVNYYDIRKKCVGDLCYDFSEMEEFLNKKTVRDALGVGDLDFVSCSSTVYSAMMQDWMRNLEAGIPALLEDGIKVLVYAGEEDLICNWLGNSRWVQAMEWSGQKEFGASGAVPFLVDGAEAGTLKSHGPLAFLKVYEAGHMVPMDQPKAALTMLRSWMQGKLTMTKNGDNVSPK